Proteins from one Dromiciops gliroides isolate mDroGli1 chromosome 6, mDroGli1.pri, whole genome shotgun sequence genomic window:
- the LOC122733055 gene encoding ferritin heavy chain-like: MTTSSPSQVRQNYHQDSEAAINRQINLELHASFVYLSMSYYFDRDDMALKNFARHFLHQSHEEREHAEKLMKLQNQRGGRIFLQDIKKPDRDDWESGLNAMECALHLEKNVNQSLLELHKLATDKNDPHLCDFIETHYLDEQVKSIKQLGDHVTNLRKMGAPNSGMAEYLFDKHTLGDSDNES, encoded by the coding sequence ATGACGACCTCGTCTCCCTCTCAGGTGCGACAGAACTACCACCAGGACTCTGAGGCTGCCATCAACCGGCAGATCAACCTGGAGCTCCACGCCTCCTTTGTCTACCTGTCTATGTCTTACTACTTCGACCGAGATGACATGGCCCTGAAGAACTTTGCCAGGCATTTCCTGCACCAGTCCCACGAGGAGCGGGAGCACGCTGAGAAGCTGATGAAGCTGCAGAACCAGCGCGGTGGCCGCATCTTCCTGCAGGACATCAAGAAACCAGACCGCGATGACTGGGAGAGCGGACTGAACGCAATGGAGTGTGCTCTGCacttggaaaaaaatgtcaatcaGTCTTTACTGGAATTGCACAAGCTGGCAACTGACAAAAATGACCCCCATTTATGTGATTTCATCGAAACCCACTACCTGGACGAACAGGTAAAGTCCATCAAACAACTGGGTGATCACGTAACCAACCTGCGCAAAATGGGGGCCCCCAATTCTGGTATGGCGGAATATCTTTTTGACAAGCACACCCTTGGAGACAGTGACAACGAGAGCTAA